One region of Olleya sp. Hel_I_94 genomic DNA includes:
- a CDS encoding zinc-dependent metalloprotease: protein MKTRLLNLFKILMMLSFVFSYGQQDYWIKSTEAKTSNLEKVRRASFPDDYQVFSLNVAKFRLAIKDAPLRGENIGKSNVIAYFPDATGKLERFSVSESPIMESELAAKNPMIKTYKAVGIDDPTATMRFSLTQFGLHTMSLSGKRGSLFIDPYTITNDFYIVYQRSALGQDLQGFECLTDENIELRSLTNETARALADTDDMQLRTYRLAQTCNGEYGALFAGTGTDAQKKQNIQAQMAITINRVNEVYERDLAITLVFINQNDQLIYYNAATDPWTGEFNTKTQQVISTTLNDESLYDIGHNFNTSGGGSAGCLGCVCLDGAPPYTGNQKGRGYTGRPNPTGDAFDIDYVAHEMGHQFDGWHSMNTCSRSGNGMTEVEPASGSSIMGYAGICATNVQSNSDAHFNYVNIRDISANIQPGGTSDCGVTMALTNQPPVADAGSDYSIPPSTAFVLRGSATDPDGLASLTYNWSPNDPSQAPTNGAPQPNWTTGPMYRSILPTDSPDRYMPSYSDVVAGNLTPTWEVTPAVARTMNFSFIVRDNASGFANGIGQTDADLMVVDVVGSQPFTVVTPPAWGSGSDQTLIWNVGDTDGTVINCQSVNIKFSTDGGLTYPITLASGTANDGTEVVTIPAIADTDNARVMVEAADNIFYAMSSVFSISNTPSFVLNNATGAQVACSIDAVDYNVDMITVNGFSETTNFTYSINPALPSANVIFTPSSLNTDGTTLVSVSGLLSAAADDYTITITGTSATQTKAVDLPLTIIDGICASVANTSYQTSTTLVQFADINNTSGKPSGYSDYTGSTIATQTTDVNRGSTYPLVTHQNTDGNYTCVTNVWIDWNQNCLFEANETYDLGSAINVTNGPSGNSGLMVTVPSDALIGATTMRVTTKYASASNSCENGHDAEVEDYRINVMAPLSVTEFTDFSSFNVYPNPNNGEFVIQMNNNNLSSDVNVVVYDVRGRRVFNESFQNSTEFNQTIKLNNVESGLYLLSITDGKSTATKKLIVK from the coding sequence ATGAAAACAAGATTACTCAATTTATTTAAAATACTTATGATGCTTTCATTTGTATTTTCCTATGGTCAACAGGACTATTGGATTAAATCTACCGAAGCTAAAACTTCTAATTTAGAAAAAGTTAGACGTGCTTCTTTTCCAGATGATTATCAAGTATTTTCCTTAAACGTTGCTAAATTTAGATTAGCAATTAAAGACGCTCCTTTAAGAGGTGAAAATATAGGTAAGTCTAATGTTATAGCTTACTTTCCTGACGCTACAGGTAAGTTAGAACGCTTTAGTGTTTCTGAATCTCCAATTATGGAGTCAGAATTAGCAGCAAAAAACCCGATGATTAAAACGTATAAAGCTGTAGGTATTGATGATCCAACAGCTACAATGCGGTTTAGTTTAACTCAATTTGGATTACATACAATGTCATTGTCAGGAAAAAGAGGGTCATTATTTATCGATCCTTACACTATTACTAATGACTTTTATATTGTGTATCAAAGAAGTGCTTTAGGTCAAGATTTACAAGGTTTTGAGTGTTTGACAGATGAAAACATAGAGCTTAGGTCGCTTACTAATGAAACAGCAAGAGCTTTAGCTGATACCGACGATATGCAACTTAGAACCTATCGATTAGCTCAAACCTGTAATGGTGAGTATGGAGCATTATTTGCTGGAACAGGAACAGATGCGCAGAAGAAGCAAAATATTCAGGCTCAAATGGCAATTACTATTAATAGAGTAAATGAAGTTTATGAAAGAGATTTGGCTATAACACTGGTGTTTATTAATCAAAATGACCAATTGATTTATTATAACGCAGCGACAGATCCTTGGACAGGAGAGTTTAATACAAAAACACAACAAGTGATTTCTACAACATTAAATGATGAAAGTTTGTATGATATAGGACATAATTTTAATACCTCCGGAGGAGGTAGTGCAGGTTGTTTAGGTTGCGTGTGTCTTGATGGTGCACCACCTTATACTGGAAATCAAAAGGGTAGAGGTTATACTGGACGACCAAATCCTACAGGAGACGCATTTGATATTGATTATGTTGCGCATGAAATGGGCCATCAATTTGATGGATGGCATAGTATGAATACTTGCAGTCGTTCAGGAAATGGTATGACAGAAGTAGAGCCAGCTTCTGGTAGTTCTATTATGGGTTATGCTGGTATTTGTGCTACTAACGTACAATCTAATAGTGATGCTCATTTTAACTATGTAAATATTAGAGATATATCTGCTAATATCCAACCAGGAGGAACTAGTGATTGTGGTGTGACTATGGCACTAACTAATCAACCTCCAGTTGCAGATGCAGGTTCTGATTATTCAATTCCACCAAGTACAGCTTTTGTTTTAAGAGGGTCCGCAACAGATCCTGATGGATTAGCAAGTTTAACGTATAATTGGAGTCCTAATGATCCGTCTCAGGCACCAACAAACGGAGCGCCACAACCAAATTGGACTACAGGTCCAATGTATAGATCTATATTGCCAACAGATTCTCCAGATAGATATATGCCAAGTTATAGTGATGTGGTAGCTGGTAATTTAACACCAACTTGGGAAGTGACTCCTGCTGTTGCAAGAACCATGAATTTTTCCTTTATAGTAAGGGATAATGCTAGTGGTTTTGCTAATGGTATTGGACAAACTGATGCAGATTTAATGGTGGTTGACGTTGTAGGTTCGCAGCCATTTACTGTTGTTACTCCACCAGCTTGGGGTTCAGGAAGTGATCAAACTTTAATATGGAATGTTGGAGATACTGATGGAACAGTTATTAATTGCCAATCGGTAAATATTAAATTTTCGACAGATGGAGGTTTAACTTACCCAATAACTTTAGCATCTGGTACTGCTAATGATGGGACAGAAGTTGTGACTATACCTGCAATTGCAGATACGGATAATGCTAGAGTAATGGTTGAGGCTGCGGATAATATATTTTATGCTATGTCTAGCGTGTTTTCAATAAGTAATACGCCTTCTTTTGTGCTTAATAATGCTACAGGAGCTCAAGTTGCTTGTAGTATAGATGCGGTGGATTATAATGTAGATATGATTACTGTTAATGGTTTTTCAGAGACAACTAACTTCACGTATTCAATCAATCCAGCATTACCAAGTGCAAATGTGATATTTACACCTTCAAGTTTAAATACTGATGGAACAACTTTAGTAAGCGTATCTGGTTTACTAAGCGCTGCAGCTGATGACTATACAATTACTATTACAGGTACGTCTGCTACACAAACTAAAGCAGTGGATTTACCTTTAACTATTATTGATGGTATCTGTGCATCTGTTGCTAATACAAGTTATCAAACTAGTACGACTTTAGTTCAATTTGCAGATATAAACAATACTTCTGGTAAACCTTCTGGTTATAGTGATTATACAGGCTCTACTATTGCAACTCAAACAACGGATGTTAATAGAGGCTCTACTTATCCATTAGTAACACACCAAAATACAGATGGTAACTATACTTGTGTAACTAATGTTTGGATAGATTGGAATCAAAATTGTTTATTTGAAGCAAATGAAACTTATGACTTGGGCTCTGCTATTAATGTAACAAATGGACCTTCAGGAAATTCTGGACTAATGGTTACCGTTCCTTCTGATGCACTTATTGGAGCGACAACCATGCGTGTAACTACAAAGTATGCATCTGCTTCAAACTCTTGCGAAAATGGTCATGATGCTGAGGTGGAAGATTATCGTATTAATGTAATGGCACCTTTATCTGTTACAGAATTTACTGATTTTAGTAGTTTTAATGTGTATCCTAATCCTAATAATGGAGAGTTTGTTATCCAAATGAATAATAATAATTTGTCTAGTGATGTTAATGTTGTTGTTTATGATGTTAGAGGACGACGTGTTTTTAACGAGTCTTTTCAAAATTCTACTGAATTTAATCAAACTATAAAATTAAATAATGTAGAATCCGGACTGTATTTATTAAGTATTACAGACGGAAAGTCTACTGCAACTAAAAAGTTAATTGTAAAGTAA
- the pth gene encoding aminoacyl-tRNA hydrolase: MLKWIFKLFTNNKSSNFIEELDPMKKFLIVGLGNIGEKYENTRHNIGFKILDFLATKEDITFETQKLGDVATFRYKGRTFILLKPSTYMNLSGKSVLYWLTKEKIPLDNLLVITDDLNLPFGSLRIKTKGSDGGHNGLKDIQEKLNTSKYNRFRFGISDAFSKGRQVDYVLGEWEDDENKKLPERYEKSAEIVKSFGTAGINNTMNNFNGK; encoded by the coding sequence ATGCTTAAATGGATTTTTAAACTGTTTACAAACAATAAATCCTCAAATTTTATTGAAGAATTAGATCCCATGAAAAAATTTTTAATCGTAGGCTTAGGTAATATTGGTGAAAAGTATGAGAATACACGCCATAATATAGGCTTTAAAATATTAGACTTTTTAGCTACAAAGGAGGACATTACATTTGAAACTCAAAAATTAGGAGATGTTGCAACCTTTAGATATAAAGGCCGAACATTTATTTTACTAAAACCAAGTACCTATATGAATTTAAGTGGTAAGTCTGTATTATATTGGTTAACTAAAGAAAAAATTCCTTTAGATAATTTACTTGTTATTACAGATGACTTAAACCTACCGTTTGGAAGTCTCAGGATTAAAACTAAAGGTAGTGATGGAGGACATAATGGACTAAAAGACATTCAAGAAAAATTAAACACCTCAAAATATAATCGTTTTAGATTTGGTATAAGCGATGCTTTTAGCAAAGGAAGACAGGTTGATTATGTATTAGGCGAATGGGAAGATGATGAAAACAAAAAACTTCCGGAACGCTATGAAAAAAGTGCAGAAATAGTAAAATCTTTTGGTACTGCTGGAATCAATAATACAATGAATAATTTTAATGGAAAATAA
- a CDS encoding 50S ribosomal protein L25/general stress protein Ctc codes for MKSITINGSQRESVGKKATKALRNAGQVPCVLYGGDKPVHFSAAELAFSKLVYTPNAHTVVIELEGGTVFNAILQDIQFHPVTDNILHVDFYQVFEDKEITMDIPLNFIGNPRGVRNGGVLRKNKRSLRVKALPGNLPDFIDANIEDLKIGNKLYITKLENEAYTFMHPDNTVVCLVRRSRAAVTVDDEDEDEDADDVPATETDDVAAVKD; via the coding sequence ATGAAGTCAATTACAATCAACGGATCTCAAAGAGAAAGCGTGGGCAAGAAAGCAACAAAAGCCTTACGTAATGCTGGTCAGGTTCCTTGCGTACTATACGGAGGAGACAAACCAGTTCATTTTTCAGCAGCTGAGTTAGCATTCTCTAAATTGGTATACACACCAAATGCGCACACAGTTGTAATCGAATTAGAAGGTGGAACAGTTTTTAATGCTATTTTACAAGACATTCAATTTCACCCTGTAACAGATAATATTTTACACGTAGATTTCTACCAAGTATTTGAAGACAAAGAAATTACAATGGATATTCCACTTAACTTTATTGGTAACCCAAGAGGTGTAAGAAATGGTGGTGTTTTACGTAAAAACAAACGTAGTTTACGTGTTAAGGCTTTACCAGGAAACTTACCTGATTTTATCGATGCAAATATCGAAGATCTTAAAATCGGTAACAAATTATACATTACTAAGTTAGAAAACGAAGCTTACACTTTTATGCACCCAGACAATACTGTTGTGTGTCTAGTAAGACGTTCTAGAGCTGCAGTAACTGTAGACGATGAAGATGAAGATGAAGATGCAGATGATGTACCAGCAACTGAAACAGATGATGTAGCTGCAGTAAAAGATTAA
- a CDS encoding ribose-phosphate pyrophosphokinase, which yields MPNTKPEAKIFSITQSKALAEKIAHAYGSDLGKVITSTYSDGEFQPSYEESIRGTRIFIIGSTNPSSENLMEMLLMIDAAKRASARHITAVLPYFGWARQDRKDKPRVPIAAKLVAKMLEAAGATRIITMDLHADQIQGFFEKPVDHLFASTIFLPYLKDLKLDNLTIASPDMGGSKRAYAYSKALQSDVVICYKQRAKANVISHMELIGDVTGKNVVLVDDMVDTAGTLTKAADLMMERGALSVRAICTHPILSGNAYERIENSKLEELIVTDSIPLKQESKKIKVLSCADLFAEVMQNVHYNKSISSKFLM from the coding sequence ATGCCAAACACAAAGCCAGAAGCTAAAATATTTTCCATTACGCAAAGTAAAGCGTTAGCAGAGAAAATCGCTCATGCTTACGGATCAGATTTAGGCAAAGTAATAACATCAACTTATAGTGATGGCGAGTTTCAACCATCATACGAGGAATCTATCAGAGGAACTCGTATTTTCATCATTGGATCAACAAATCCAAGCTCAGAAAACTTAATGGAAATGTTATTAATGATTGATGCAGCAAAACGTGCGTCTGCAAGACACATTACAGCTGTATTGCCTTACTTTGGTTGGGCAAGACAAGACCGTAAAGATAAACCTAGAGTACCTATTGCTGCTAAATTAGTAGCAAAAATGTTGGAAGCAGCAGGAGCTACTAGAATTATTACTATGGATTTGCACGCTGACCAAATACAAGGATTTTTTGAAAAACCTGTAGATCATTTGTTTGCTTCAACCATCTTTTTACCTTATTTAAAAGATTTAAAGCTAGACAATTTAACTATAGCTTCTCCAGATATGGGAGGATCAAAACGTGCTTATGCTTATTCAAAAGCATTACAAAGTGATGTGGTTATTTGCTACAAGCAACGTGCTAAAGCCAATGTAATTTCACACATGGAATTAATTGGAGATGTTACTGGTAAAAATGTAGTATTGGTAGATGACATGGTAGATACTGCTGGTACACTTACAAAAGCAGCAGATTTAATGATGGAACGTGGCGCATTAAGTGTAAGAGCTATTTGTACACATCCAATATTGTCAGGTAATGCTTACGAAAGAATAGAGAACTCTAAATTAGAAGAATTAATCGTTACAGACTCTATCCCATTAAAGCAAGAAAGTAAAAAAATAAAAGTTTTAAGCTGTGCTGATTTATTTGCCGAAGTCATGCAAAATGTACATTACAATAAATCAATTAGCTCAAAATTTTTAATGTAG
- a CDS encoding LacI family DNA-binding transcriptional regulator, with amino-acid sequence MKKITLKDIANHFSVSISTVSKALNDSPEISKSTSEDIKSYAKEKNYTPNFNALSLKNQRTKTIGIIIPNMLNYYFAQVLKGIEKTATKKGYKIITCISNDSLNKEIETIEMLSTGVVDGFILSVAEETETEASFDHFKSCIAKEIPLVMFDRVVEDIDCDKVITNDFMASVNAVNYLKNKGCKKIAFAGANMDLSIGKLRHEGYLAGLKNNNLEKDDDIIITTHEIYYKKHEAVVKPLFEHTFDALIASDESVAIAAMKIAHEKGIKIPTELSVLAFSNGILARHSNPRLSTISQHGEIIGERAATLLINKLEKKITNTTIETIETDIVFRDSSK; translated from the coding sequence ATGAAAAAAATTACTTTAAAAGATATAGCTAATCATTTTAGTGTTTCAATTTCGACAGTTTCAAAAGCTTTAAATGATAGCCCAGAGATTAGTAAATCTACTTCAGAAGACATAAAATCTTACGCTAAAGAAAAAAATTACACACCAAACTTTAATGCCTTAAGCTTAAAAAATCAACGCACTAAAACCATTGGGATTATCATTCCAAACATGCTTAACTATTACTTTGCACAAGTATTAAAAGGAATAGAAAAAACAGCTACAAAAAAAGGTTACAAAATAATTACTTGTATATCCAATGACTCGCTTAACAAAGAAATTGAAACGATAGAAATGTTATCCACAGGTGTTGTAGATGGTTTTATTTTATCTGTAGCTGAAGAAACAGAAACCGAAGCATCTTTTGATCATTTTAAATCTTGTATTGCTAAAGAAATTCCTTTAGTCATGTTTGATCGCGTTGTTGAAGACATAGATTGTGACAAAGTAATCACTAACGACTTTATGGCATCTGTAAACGCTGTAAATTACTTAAAAAATAAAGGCTGCAAAAAAATAGCTTTTGCTGGCGCAAATATGGACTTAAGCATAGGAAAACTAAGACACGAAGGCTATTTAGCTGGTTTAAAAAATAATAATTTAGAAAAAGACGACGACATTATAATAACAACTCATGAAATATATTACAAAAAACATGAAGCTGTCGTAAAACCATTATTTGAACATACTTTTGATGCACTTATTGCTTCTGACGAGTCAGTAGCAATTGCTGCAATGAAAATAGCCCATGAAAAAGGCATTAAAATACCTACAGAATTATCTGTTTTAGCGTTTTCTAACGGAATTTTAGCAAGACACTCCAATCCTAGATTAAGTACAATAAGTCAACATGGAGAGATTATTGGCGAAAGAGCAGCCACACTTTTAATCAATAAACTAGAAAAGAAAATAACAAATACAACCATTGAAACTATAGAAACTGATATTGTATTTAGAGACTCTTCAAAATAA